A DNA window from Pseudodesulfovibrio thermohalotolerans contains the following coding sequences:
- the rpoN gene encoding RNA polymerase factor sigma-54 produces the protein MGLELRQQLKLSQQLVMTPQLQQAIKLLQLSRLELLETVQQELLENPFLDETETETEVSDKSEVLTESQAEEELVRNADWENYLGEFSSTSKQALSRDLEVPEEGVSFEARLASKPSLEGHLNWQMRLSSFSESELAIGDVILGNLDSNGYLQASMEELTAMVQASEEEIESVLTRIQHLDPVGVGARTPQECLLVQMEVLDYDDPILVSLVQDHLEDLEKNRYKPLARKFKISMEELKEYLDLLQTLDPMPGANFSSTEPHYVSPDVFVYKYGEDFVIILNEDGMPRLQMNTFYMDSMKGAADKEKEYFQEKMRSAAWLMKSLYQRQRTLYKVVESIVGFQRAFFEEGVTKLKPLILKEVAEDIEMHESTVSRITTSKYVSTPHGIFELKFFFNSALDLNDGSQVGSESVKALIKQMISEEDTKKPLSDERIGEILQEKLEVNIARRTVAKYRSAMGIPSSSKRKQYF, from the coding sequence ATGGGATTGGAACTTCGACAACAGCTCAAGCTCTCACAGCAACTGGTCATGACGCCCCAGTTGCAGCAGGCCATCAAGCTGCTGCAACTCTCCCGTCTTGAACTGTTGGAGACGGTGCAGCAGGAATTGTTGGAGAATCCTTTCCTGGATGAGACCGAAACCGAAACCGAGGTATCGGACAAGTCCGAGGTTCTGACCGAGTCTCAGGCCGAAGAGGAACTGGTCCGCAATGCGGATTGGGAGAACTATCTCGGCGAATTTTCCTCCACCTCCAAGCAGGCGTTGTCCCGCGACCTGGAAGTGCCTGAGGAGGGCGTTTCCTTTGAGGCGCGGTTGGCTTCCAAGCCGTCCCTGGAAGGCCATCTCAATTGGCAGATGCGGCTTTCCAGTTTCAGCGAAAGCGAGCTTGCGATTGGTGATGTCATCCTCGGCAATCTTGATTCCAACGGCTATCTCCAGGCTTCCATGGAAGAGTTGACCGCCATGGTTCAGGCTTCCGAGGAGGAGATTGAGAGCGTACTCACTCGCATTCAGCATCTCGATCCCGTCGGGGTGGGCGCGCGCACTCCGCAGGAGTGTCTTCTGGTTCAGATGGAGGTTCTTGATTACGACGACCCGATCCTGGTGTCCCTCGTGCAGGACCATCTGGAAGATCTGGAAAAGAACCGCTACAAGCCCCTTGCCCGCAAGTTCAAGATTTCCATGGAAGAGCTCAAGGAGTATTTGGATCTTCTCCAGACCCTGGACCCCATGCCGGGCGCCAATTTTTCCAGCACTGAGCCGCACTATGTCAGCCCTGATGTCTTCGTCTACAAATACGGGGAAGATTTTGTCATCATTCTTAATGAAGATGGGATGCCCCGTTTGCAGATGAACACCTTCTACATGGACTCCATGAAGGGGGCGGCCGACAAGGAAAAGGAATACTTTCAGGAAAAGATGCGCTCCGCCGCGTGGTTGATGAAAAGTCTGTACCAGCGGCAGCGAACCTTGTATAAAGTAGTTGAAAGTATTGTCGGTTTTCAAAGAGCCTTTTTCGAGGAAGGCGTAACAAAGCTCAAACCCCTGATCCTCAAGGAGGTGGCTGAGGATATAGAGATGCACGAGTCCACCGTGAGCCGGATCACTACCAGCAAGTATGTTTCGACTCCTCATGGAATTTTCGAGTTGAAGTTCTTCTTCAACTCGGCCCTGGACCTCAATGACGGTTCCCAGGTGGGTTCGGAGAGCGTCAAGGCGCTCATCAAGCAAATGATCTCGGAAGAAGACACGAAGAAACCGCTCAGTGACGAGAGAATCGGCGAAATCCTCCAGGAAAAGCTGGAAGTGAATATCGCCAGGCGCACGGTCGCCAAATACCGCTCGGCCATGGGCATTCCTTCTTCTTCCAAACGCAAGCAGTATTTCTAG
- the lptB gene encoding LPS export ABC transporter ATP-binding protein, whose amino-acid sequence MGEGLRATNLSKRYGQKEVVHGINIELNSREVVGLLGPNGAGKTTTFYMLVGIVQPNTGVVTLDGQELTDKPLHERARLGVSYLPQESSIFKKLTVRQNLEIILEQTSMTSKEQRARADELLEMFTITKLADQAAMFLSGGERRRLEIARALILDPQFILLDEPFAGIDPIAVIDIQEIISVLKSMEIGILISDHNVRETLNICDRAYLVYEGTVILEGAPTDIVKSSRARQIYLGEDFRL is encoded by the coding sequence ATGGGCGAAGGTCTGCGCGCAACCAACCTGTCCAAGCGGTACGGCCAGAAAGAGGTCGTGCATGGCATCAACATCGAGCTCAACTCCCGGGAAGTCGTCGGCCTGCTTGGCCCGAACGGCGCGGGAAAGACCACGACGTTCTACATGCTTGTGGGCATCGTGCAGCCCAATACCGGGGTGGTCACCCTGGATGGGCAGGAGCTTACGGACAAACCGCTGCACGAACGCGCCCGGCTTGGGGTAAGTTATCTGCCGCAGGAAAGCTCCATCTTCAAGAAGCTGACCGTGCGCCAGAATTTGGAGATCATTCTCGAACAGACCTCCATGACTTCCAAGGAGCAGCGGGCGAGGGCGGATGAATTGCTTGAGATGTTCACCATCACCAAGCTGGCGGATCAGGCGGCCATGTTTTTGTCCGGCGGTGAGCGGCGCAGGCTGGAGATTGCCAGGGCGCTTATTCTCGACCCGCAGTTCATTCTTCTTGATGAGCCATTCGCGGGTATCGACCCCATCGCGGTCATCGACATCCAGGAAATCATCTCCGTACTCAAGTCCATGGAGATCGGTATTCTCATTTCCGACCACAACGTTCGGGAAACTTTGAATATTTGTGACAGAGCCTATCTCGTTTACGAAGGTACGGTCATTCTTGAAGGGGCTCCGACCGATATCGTGAAGTCCAGCCGAGCCCGGCAGATTTATCTGGGCGAAGATTTCCGGCTCTGA
- the lptA gene encoding lipopolysaccharide transport periplasmic protein LptA: MLVVLLIPAGAMAQDWGEVSEATVNLNVRKEPAPGSAHVVTLTKGQRVRTDFPQNGWVAVFELDEKERDLSKAIGYANAKYFKTVQVKKAEPTPAAAPQQDSGEGEVKAPVAETPPPASVPVSVDPSRAPVKITSDRMTYDEAGKVISFEGNVVAVHGELTLWADKLSAYLLADGQRKFSADSVERIVAEGSVRAKKGNTEGTCGRLTYLVGPQLLKMEQNPKLQDGPNSLTGEVINFHIKDDRSEVIGGEQRVKAIFMTPGNMKVQ, encoded by the coding sequence ATGCTGGTTGTGCTCCTGATTCCGGCCGGGGCGATGGCCCAGGACTGGGGCGAGGTGTCCGAGGCTACGGTCAACCTCAACGTTCGCAAGGAACCCGCTCCGGGCTCGGCTCATGTGGTCACGCTGACCAAAGGGCAGCGGGTGAGGACCGACTTTCCGCAAAACGGCTGGGTGGCAGTATTCGAACTCGATGAAAAGGAACGCGACCTGTCCAAAGCCATCGGGTATGCCAACGCCAAATATTTCAAAACAGTACAGGTGAAGAAGGCCGAACCCACGCCGGCCGCCGCTCCGCAACAGGATTCCGGCGAAGGCGAGGTCAAGGCGCCCGTGGCCGAGACTCCGCCGCCCGCATCCGTTCCGGTGAGTGTCGATCCGAGCCGTGCGCCGGTAAAGATCACCTCCGACCGCATGACCTATGACGAGGCGGGCAAGGTCATTTCCTTCGAAGGCAACGTTGTCGCGGTCCACGGCGAACTGACCCTTTGGGCCGACAAACTTTCGGCCTACCTTTTGGCTGACGGACAGAGGAAATTCTCGGCCGACAGCGTTGAGCGAATCGTTGCCGAGGGCAGTGTTCGAGCCAAGAAGGGCAACACCGAGGGAACCTGCGGCAGACTGACCTATCTGGTCGGCCCGCAGCTTCTCAAGATGGAACAGAATCCCAAGTTGCAGGACGGCCCCAATTCCCTGACGGGCGAAGTCATCAATTTCCATATCAAGGACGACCGGTCGGAGGTCATAGGCGGCGAGCAGCGCGTCAAGGCCATCTTCATGACCCCCGGCAACATGAAGGTGCAATAG
- the lptC gene encoding LPS export ABC transporter periplasmic protein LptC yields MKGRPALILLVIFALGLLLGVGVNELFLSDPILEPKEDVERAPISREAMFADADISAEDIELVQGKQGSLNWKLLAKSAKYNQELGIIAVNFPQLTAFFGDDRQEVYVQSERGEVDQENDNLTLYDRVSGRFGDLALDAQQLDYVGAIGKVYLKGGVSLRRSDMIVQAKALEIDLVTRQLVAAGGVEALLAPEGLVGSPLQDDKE; encoded by the coding sequence ATGAAAGGCCGTCCGGCTCTGATTCTTCTCGTCATATTCGCTTTGGGGCTGCTTTTAGGCGTGGGCGTCAACGAACTCTTTCTTTCCGATCCTATTCTGGAGCCGAAGGAAGACGTTGAGCGCGCCCCCATATCCCGTGAGGCCATGTTCGCCGACGCCGATATTTCGGCTGAGGACATCGAATTGGTGCAGGGCAAGCAGGGAAGTCTGAATTGGAAGCTCCTGGCCAAAAGCGCGAAGTACAATCAGGAACTCGGTATCATTGCCGTGAATTTCCCGCAGCTCACCGCGTTTTTCGGCGATGACCGCCAAGAGGTCTATGTGCAGTCGGAGCGTGGCGAGGTGGATCAGGAGAATGACAACCTCACACTGTACGACAGGGTCAGCGGCCGCTTCGGCGATTTGGCCTTGGATGCCCAGCAGCTTGATTATGTGGGGGCGATAGGTAAGGTGTACCTCAAAGGCGGCGTCTCGTTGCGCCGTTCCGACATGATCGTCCAGGCCAAGGCCCTGGAGATCGATCTTGTCACGAGACAACTGGTGGCCGCAGGTGGCGTGGAAGCGTTGCTGGCCCCCGAGGGACTGGTTGGAAGTCCTTTGCAAGACGACAAGGAATAA
- a CDS encoding KdsC family phosphatase, with protein sequence MADATALARKIRLLVLDVDGVLTDGGLYYGEDGLLMKRFNVQDGLGIKMAQAVGLEIGVITGLNQAPVENRVRELGIKFYYAGHHHKLPLFEEICEKAGVDPSEAAFMGDDWIDLAVMKRAGLALCVPNAVPEVAEAADWMSTRKGGEGAVREAVTFIIEARGLKEKALNYWVD encoded by the coding sequence GTGGCTGACGCGACCGCGCTCGCGCGGAAGATCAGGCTGCTGGTGCTCGACGTTGACGGCGTGCTCACCGACGGCGGCCTTTACTATGGCGAAGATGGCCTGCTTATGAAACGATTTAACGTGCAGGACGGTCTCGGCATCAAGATGGCCCAGGCCGTCGGCCTTGAGATCGGGGTCATCACCGGGTTGAACCAGGCCCCCGTGGAGAATCGCGTCCGGGAACTGGGCATCAAGTTCTACTACGCAGGCCACCACCACAAACTCCCTCTGTTTGAGGAAATATGTGAAAAAGCCGGGGTCGATCCGAGCGAGGCCGCCTTCATGGGCGACGATTGGATTGATTTGGCCGTTATGAAACGCGCGGGGCTGGCCCTTTGCGTGCCCAACGCCGTGCCCGAGGTGGCCGAGGCCGCCGACTGGATGTCCACCCGCAAAGGCGGGGAGGGCGCGGTTCGCGAGGCTGTCACCTTCATCATTGAAGCCCGGGGCCTCAAGGAAAAAGCCCTCAATTACTGGGTGGACTAG
- the kdsA gene encoding 3-deoxy-8-phosphooctulonate synthase → MADLYQVSRSGPFILAGPCAIESREIALETADVLAGLASKLDIPIVYKSSFDKANRTSVTSFRGPGLEKGLDILAEVKRTTGLPVVTDIHHPEQAAPVAEVADVLQIPAFLCRQTDLLVAAAETGRVVNVKKGQFLAPWDMRNVVDKIRSVGNDKVWLTERGSTYGYNNLVVDMRSIPQMKAFGVPVVMDATHSVQLPGGLGGASGGQREYVSVLASAAVAAGADGVFMEVHPAPDKALCDGPNSLPLAEVESLLKRLLALWEINRG, encoded by the coding sequence ATGGCGGATCTTTATCAAGTCAGCAGGTCCGGCCCGTTCATTCTGGCCGGACCCTGCGCCATTGAGAGCAGGGAAATCGCCCTCGAAACGGCCGACGTGCTCGCCGGACTGGCTTCGAAGCTGGATATTCCCATTGTCTACAAGAGTTCCTTCGACAAGGCCAACCGGACCTCGGTAACCAGTTTTCGCGGCCCCGGTCTGGAGAAGGGGCTGGACATCTTGGCCGAGGTGAAGCGGACCACGGGGTTGCCCGTGGTCACGGACATCCACCATCCCGAGCAGGCCGCGCCTGTGGCCGAGGTGGCGGACGTCCTGCAGATCCCGGCGTTCCTGTGCCGCCAGACCGATTTGCTGGTGGCCGCAGCCGAAACGGGCAGGGTGGTCAATGTCAAGAAAGGGCAGTTCCTGGCCCCTTGGGACATGCGAAACGTGGTGGACAAAATCCGTTCCGTCGGCAACGACAAGGTCTGGCTGACCGAACGGGGGTCCACGTACGGCTACAACAATCTGGTCGTGGACATGCGCTCCATTCCGCAGATGAAGGCGTTCGGCGTTCCTGTCGTCATGGACGCCACCCATTCGGTGCAGCTTCCCGGCGGATTGGGTGGCGCATCGGGCGGACAGCGGGAATATGTGTCCGTTCTGGCCTCGGCTGCCGTTGCCGCGGGTGCGGATGGCGTGTTCATGGAAGTTCATCCAGCCCCGGACAAGGCGTTGTGCGATGGTCCCAACAGCCTGCCGCTTGCCGAGGTGGAAAGCCTTCTGAAAAGACTTTTGGCCTTGTGGGAGATCAATCGTGGCTGA
- a CDS encoding CTP synthase — protein sequence MKTKFIFITGGVLSSLGKGLAAASIGALLQARGLKATIQKLDPYINVDPGTMNPFQHGEVYVTDDGAETDLDLGHYERYLGTALTQQNNYTSGSIYNSVIQKERRGDYLGGTVQVIPHITDAIKEAVINLPNGEDVALIEIGGTVGDIEGQPFLEAIRQLKNDLGKENVLFIHLTLVPYIKAAGELKTKPTQHSVKELRSVGIQPDIIICRSEVDLADDLKKKIALFCDVDQDAVFTCVDVDSIYKVPLKLYDEGVDQKIAILLKLPAKNAELGPWEKLNETLSNPKGAVKIGIVGKYVDLTEAYKSLHEALIHGGVANEVKVELEYVNSEKVTPANVEKKLKGLDGILVPGGFGSRGIEGKILSIKHARENKIPFFGICLGMQCACIEFARNVIGLEGANSEEFDKATPHNIIYLMKEWYDFRTKKTETRCEESEKGGTMRLGSYPCKLKKDTKAYEAYKTVNIDERHRHRFEYNNKYIAQFEENGMVLSGTAPDESLVEIVELPNHPWFLGCQFHPEFKSNPMKPHPLFREFIKAAKDEKAKK from the coding sequence ATGAAAACCAAGTTCATATTTATAACCGGTGGTGTCCTTTCTTCTCTGGGCAAGGGGTTGGCCGCTGCATCCATTGGAGCGCTTCTCCAGGCCAGGGGGCTCAAGGCCACCATCCAGAAGCTTGATCCCTACATCAACGTCGACCCCGGCACCATGAATCCCTTTCAGCATGGTGAAGTGTATGTCACCGATGACGGCGCCGAGACCGACCTCGACCTCGGCCATTACGAGCGTTATCTCGGCACGGCCCTGACCCAGCAGAATAACTACACCTCCGGCTCCATCTACAACTCCGTTATCCAGAAGGAACGCCGTGGCGACTACCTGGGCGGCACAGTGCAGGTCATCCCGCACATCACCGACGCCATCAAGGAGGCGGTCATCAACCTGCCCAACGGCGAGGACGTGGCTCTGATCGAGATCGGCGGCACCGTGGGCGACATCGAGGGACAGCCGTTTCTGGAGGCCATTCGTCAGCTCAAAAACGACTTGGGCAAGGAAAACGTTCTTTTCATTCACCTCACTCTCGTGCCGTACATCAAGGCCGCCGGTGAGCTGAAGACCAAGCCCACCCAGCACTCCGTGAAGGAATTGCGGAGCGTGGGTATCCAGCCCGACATCATTATCTGTCGTTCCGAGGTGGATCTTGCCGACGATCTCAAGAAGAAGATCGCCTTGTTCTGCGACGTGGACCAGGACGCCGTCTTTACCTGCGTGGACGTGGATTCCATCTACAAGGTGCCGCTGAAGCTTTATGATGAAGGCGTGGATCAGAAGATCGCGATCCTGCTGAAGCTGCCCGCCAAGAACGCCGAGCTGGGCCCGTGGGAGAAACTCAACGAGACTCTTTCCAACCCCAAGGGGGCGGTTAAAATCGGTATTGTCGGCAAATACGTCGACCTGACCGAGGCCTACAAGAGCCTGCACGAGGCGCTGATTCACGGTGGTGTGGCCAATGAGGTCAAGGTGGAATTGGAGTACGTCAACTCCGAGAAGGTCACTCCTGCCAACGTCGAGAAGAAACTCAAGGGACTGGACGGCATTCTGGTGCCCGGCGGCTTTGGTTCGCGCGGCATCGAGGGCAAGATTCTGTCCATCAAGCACGCCCGCGAGAACAAGATTCCCTTCTTCGGCATTTGCTTGGGTATGCAGTGCGCCTGCATCGAGTTCGCCCGCAACGTCATTGGACTGGAAGGCGCCAACTCCGAAGAGTTCGACAAGGCCACCCCGCATAATATCATCTACTTAATGAAGGAGTGGTACGACTTCCGGACCAAGAAGACCGAGACCCGCTGCGAGGAATCCGAGAAGGGCGGCACCATGCGTCTGGGCTCCTACCCCTGTAAGCTCAAGAAGGACACCAAGGCCTACGAGGCTTACAAGACCGTGAACATCGATGAGCGCCACCGCCATCGTTTCGAGTACAACAACAAGTACATCGCGCAGTTCGAGGAGAACGGCATGGTCCTGTCCGGCACGGCTCCCGACGAGTCCCTGGTGGAGATCGTGGAACTGCCCAACCATCCGTGGTTCCTGGGTTGTCAGTTCCACCCGGAGTTCAAGTCCAATCCCATGAAGCCGCATCCGCTGTTCCGGGAATTCATCAAGGCGGCCAAGGACGAGAAGGCCAAGAAGTAG
- a CDS encoding phosphoribosylformylglycinamidine synthase subunit PurQ — protein MARVNALVITGYGTNCEKESAYALQQAGADNADIVYFSDLAAGHVRMDEYNYLLCPGGFLDGDDLGAAQAAALRWRWSIDANGKPVLDQLKGFFDKGGIILGICNGFQLLCKLGLLPAIGGRYFERQVSLSYNDSGRFEDRWVRLKANPASPCVFTKGIDCLDVPIRHGEGKIIPMDDATFQALQKENLIAVQYIHPETGEVTQEYPYNPNGSPLGIAGLTDPTGRILGLMPHPEAYNHKTNHPSWTRGTDPEMPLGLVMLEAGVRYLKDR, from the coding sequence ATGGCCCGCGTCAATGCACTCGTCATCACCGGATACGGCACCAACTGCGAGAAGGAATCCGCCTACGCCTTGCAACAGGCTGGTGCGGATAATGCCGATATCGTTTACTTTTCCGATCTCGCAGCGGGCCATGTCCGCATGGACGAATACAATTACCTGCTCTGCCCAGGCGGATTTTTGGACGGCGACGACCTGGGAGCGGCCCAGGCGGCCGCTTTGCGCTGGCGATGGTCCATTGACGCAAACGGCAAGCCGGTCCTCGATCAGTTGAAGGGCTTCTTCGACAAGGGCGGCATTATCCTCGGCATCTGCAACGGCTTCCAGCTTCTGTGCAAGCTCGGTCTGCTCCCGGCCATCGGCGGGCGGTATTTCGAACGCCAGGTCTCCCTGTCCTACAACGACTCCGGCCGATTCGAAGACCGTTGGGTACGGCTCAAGGCCAACCCCGCCTCGCCCTGCGTTTTCACCAAGGGCATCGACTGCCTGGATGTGCCCATCCGCCACGGCGAAGGCAAGATCATCCCCATGGACGACGCCACCTTCCAGGCTCTGCAAAAAGAAAATCTCATCGCCGTCCAATACATCCATCCCGAGACCGGCGAGGTCACCCAGGAATATCCGTACAATCCCAACGGCTCGCCGCTCGGCATCGCCGGGTTGACCGACCCCACGGGCCGCATCCTGGGCCTCATGCCCCATCCCGAAGCGTACAACCACAAGACCAACCATCCTTCCTGGACGCGCGGCACGGACCCGGAAATGCCGCTCGGTCTGGTCATGCTCGAAGCCGGGGTGCGCTACCTGAAGGACAGGTAG
- a CDS encoding nucleoside deaminase encodes MAAPIAPQPPAGTSWRDLMDVAFGEACKAAKAGEAPIGAALFTSTGTLLAAAHNRPIATHDPTGHAEILCLREAARTMRNYRLPGTIMAVTLEPCLMCTGALIHARVAGVVFAARDDRAGALVSNLQGCSLPFANHRLWTVEGVMGGECSSLLKRFFLERRK; translated from the coding sequence ATGGCCGCGCCCATCGCTCCCCAACCGCCCGCCGGGACCTCCTGGCGCGATCTTATGGATGTGGCGTTTGGCGAGGCGTGCAAGGCCGCCAAGGCGGGCGAAGCTCCCATCGGCGCGGCCTTGTTCACGTCTACGGGCACATTGCTTGCGGCGGCCCACAACAGGCCCATCGCCACCCATGACCCGACCGGGCACGCGGAAATTCTTTGCCTGCGCGAGGCGGCGCGCACAATGCGCAACTACCGCCTGCCCGGCACCATCATGGCCGTAACCCTGGAGCCGTGCCTCATGTGCACTGGCGCGCTTATCCACGCCCGTGTGGCCGGAGTGGTCTTCGCGGCCCGGGACGATCGCGCCGGAGCCCTGGTCTCCAACCTGCAGGGGTGCTCCCTGCCGTTTGCAAACCATCGGCTGTGGACCGTGGAGGGCGTCATGGGCGGCGAATGCTCATCCCTGCTCAAAAGGTTCTTCCTGGAACGCAGAAAGTAG
- a CDS encoding NifB/NifX family molybdenum-iron cluster-binding protein gives MIIALPTREGLIDDHFGHCDHYTLVTIEDNRITFSERMDSPQGCGCKSDIAPVLAERGVKVMLAGNMGQGALNILKNAGIEVIRGCSGPIEDVLEKWLSGELKDNQITCDHHDCDHHDGHDHNNLKPL, from the coding sequence ATGATAATCGCACTGCCTACCCGTGAAGGGCTCATCGACGATCATTTCGGTCACTGCGACCACTACACCCTCGTGACCATAGAGGACAACCGAATCACTTTCAGCGAGCGCATGGATTCGCCTCAGGGATGCGGTTGCAAATCCGACATCGCTCCGGTTCTGGCCGAACGCGGCGTCAAGGTCATGCTGGCCGGCAACATGGGCCAGGGTGCGTTGAATATCCTTAAGAACGCCGGCATCGAAGTAATCCGCGGCTGCTCCGGTCCCATCGAGGACGTCCTCGAAAAATGGCTGTCCGGTGAACTGAAGGACAACCAGATCACCTGCGATCACCACGATTGCGACCACCATGACGGGCACGATCACAACAACCTGAAACCACTATAA
- a CDS encoding helix-turn-helix domain-containing protein, protein MKKIAKAQARGKHCGRTSKLSKEQMGEIRRRSGEGEEKKALAIEFGISRQTLYRIIKV, encoded by the coding sequence GTGAAAAAAATCGCCAAGGCACAGGCCAGGGGCAAGCACTGTGGACGCACGTCGAAGCTCTCCAAGGAACAGATGGGGGAGATCAGGCGGCGCAGTGGTGAGGGGGAGGAAAAGAAGGCGTTGGCAATCGAGTTCGGGATCAGCCGCCAGACTTTGTACAGGATCATAAAGGTATAG